In one window of Calypte anna isolate BGI_N300 chromosome 1, bCalAnn1_v1.p, whole genome shotgun sequence DNA:
- the RFX8 gene encoding LOW QUALITY PROTEIN: DNA-binding protein RFX8 (The sequence of the model RefSeq protein was modified relative to this genomic sequence to represent the inferred CDS: deleted 1 base in 1 codon), producing MELADNFYSCEGATLPRRLLYELYMESCNPNPECQVNSSSFGKIIRLVFPGLGTRRLGTRGNTRYHYSGIAIKISSSFYARYCSLLSQEYCCRNPFPGEPSSSSACQPRTSVVTSGNACSSGGADGYKGISKKPKTNLHCSPSVIYLKTEQEQFQYPWPGFSRFYLWQEKVGKKYPYKMVVLLANEYYSHCQDILHLVRMKEFHKVGECILSFWRCLQTEKISVMASPDVCQLFIGYDRQLFKEMENILLYDFLEEVPEQDMESIRLFSKNVELWLLNALKGLPLLLQTSKSKEVAVFIKRIRRKGDLSNIAKTMRRVLNSNSRVTVLRSDLQTVIDEGFLDVPGNFFQKEFRNFKHLQNDLELKCLNDFLSLLASSTDIRVLLNGLSSNLQIFVIQPCQNKEDFRNLASDFQLRWNFLLSAISKAMTLSYAESFGSWYLFNLLLVDFVAHVFLSCMEEEGHESFWVAEQNESSVLSVYEPSHLWVYLTEEQPQASDPQAALITLMESQSNFGLDNSLHNSELFGGHIHRMQV from the exons attattagGTTAGTTTTCCCAGGCCTAGGAACAAGACGACTGGGCACAAGAGGGAACACCAG gTATCATTATTCCGGAATTGCTATCAAGATTAGCTCTTCCTTTTATGCACGTTATTGCTCTCTTCTGTCTCAAGAATATTGTTgcag GAACCCTTTTCCAGGGGAaccaagcagcagctctgcctgccagcCAAGAACCTCTGTGGTCACCAG TGGAAATGCCTGCAGTTCGGGAGGTGCAGATGGTTACAAGGGGAttagcaaaaaacccaaaaca AATTTGCATTGTTCTCCATCTGTCATTTATCTGAAGACTGAGCAAGAACAATTTCAGTACCCTTGGCCTGGATTCAGCAGATTCTACCTTTGGCAGGAAAAGGTAGGGAAAAAATACCCCTATAAAAT GGTTGTGCTGCTTGCCAATGAGTATTACAGCCATTGTCAAGATATTTTACATCTGGTGAGAATGAAGGAGTTTCACAAG GTGGGAGAGTGTATCCTGTCATTCTGGAGATGTCTGCAGACTGAAAAAATATCAGTGATGGCCTCGCCAGATGTGTGCCAGCTGTTCATAGGCTATGATAGGCAGCTGTTCAAG GAAATGGAGAACATCCTACTTTATGATTTCCTGGAGGAGGTGCCTGAGCAAGACATGGAGTCAATCCGATTGTTCAGCAAAAATGTTGAACTTTGGCTGCTTAATGCTTTGAAAGGGCTTCCATTGTTACTCCAAACATCCAAATCTAAAG AAGTTGCAGTGTTTATAAAAAGAATCCGCAGAAAGGGAGACCTTTCTAACATAGCCAAG ACAATGAGAAGAGTCTTGAACAGCAACAGCAGAGTCACTGTTCTACGATCAGACTTGCAGACTGTCATTGATGAGGGATTTCTGGATGTGCCTGGAAACTTCTTTCAAAAGGAGTTTAGGAATTTCAAGCATCTGCAGAATGACCTAGAACtcaaat GTTTGAATGACTTCCTGTCTTTGCTGGCATCTTCCACGGATATTCGGGTTCTCCTGAATGGTCTGTCTTCAAATCTTCAGATTTTTGTCATTCAg CCATGCCAGAATAAAGAGGATTTTAGAAACCTGGCATCAGACTTCCAGTTGAGATGGAACTTCCTACTGAGTGCAATAAGCAAGGCAATGACCCTCAGCTATGCAGAGAGCTTTG GATCCTGGTATTTGTTTAATTTGCTACTGGTGGATTTCGTGGCTCATGTTTTCCTGTCCTGTATGGAGGAGGAGGGACATGAAAGTTTCTGGGTCGCAGAACAAAACGAGTCCTCTGTCCTCTCAGTTTATGAGCCCAGCCACCTCTGGGTTTATTTGACAGAGGAGCAACCTCAAGCCAGTGATCCACAGGCAGCTCTTATAACTTTAATGGAGAGCCAGAGTAACTTCGGATTAGACAACAGT CTTCATAATTCTGAGTTATTTGGTGGACACATCCACAGGATGCAAG tttga